The Microbacterium paraoxydans genome includes a window with the following:
- a CDS encoding UPF0182 family membrane protein codes for MTSTPAQPPATPRTSRRILGISLVIIAALIAAFFVFASLYTEFLWFDQVGFTGVLTTQWIATAVMFVVGFLGMAVPLFVVIQLAYRLRPVYVRLSSQLDRYQEVIEPLRRLAMWGMPIFFGLFAGFAAAGNWKTVWLWANGVATGEVDPQFKVDTGFYMFAMPFYSILLAFVSAVLLLSLLVTALVSYLYGSVRVGQGELRISKPARIQLAVIAGLYLLVQAASLWLDRYKTLVEPDDRITGAAYTGANATIPGLGILAIIAAVVAILFFVTAVIGRWRFPLAATALLIVASLVIGIGYPWVVTTFQVKPNQNAYQAEYYQRNIDGTKEAYGVADLETTAFEAETDAEAGQLRADAETTASIRIMDPKVIPPTVRQLEQYRGYYQFQTTMDVDRYEIDGVKQDTVVSVRDLDMSGLGDGDNWNNRVAVYTHGYGLVAAAGNQRTTDGEPVFLERGIPTSGFLSEQGDFEPRVYFGENSPEYSIVGAPEGADPVEIDYPRGKDGSSETKTTFSGNGGPKIGDSFTKLLYALKFQSEQILFSNLVNEDSQILYDRDPKTRVQKVAPYLELDSDPYPSVVDGRIVWIVDGYTTSSTYPYSTSVSLSDAIADSNVPTPSLAIDDINYIRNSVKATVDAYDGSVTLYAWDEEDPVLKTWQKVYPSTLKPISEMSGELMSHVRYPTDLFKVQRDILGIYHVDKAGSFAQQDNRWQTPNDPRSDAMLQPPYYLTMQMPGQDEPRFSMFSTFIPASQGAGGSRDVLMGYLAVDSDAGAEKGVKAEGYGQLRMLEIDTDTTVPGPGQVQNTYNSDTAVVPQLNLLQQGESEVIYGNLLTLPVGGGLLYVQPVYVQSSEGTQLPRLQKVLVAFGDRVAFENTLTEALDTLFGGDSGATGGDDEVEPTDPGTTDPDTGETPTTPTPTDEQADALAKAQQALLDRQAALAEGDLEKFGEADKRLTAAVEKLLELEAAAGE; via the coding sequence GTGACCTCGACCCCAGCCCAGCCCCCGGCCACGCCTCGAACCTCCCGACGCATCCTCGGAATCTCCCTGGTGATCATCGCCGCGCTCATCGCGGCGTTCTTCGTCTTCGCGTCGCTCTACACCGAATTCCTCTGGTTCGACCAGGTCGGGTTCACCGGCGTGCTCACCACGCAGTGGATCGCGACGGCGGTGATGTTCGTCGTCGGCTTCCTCGGCATGGCCGTGCCGCTGTTCGTCGTCATCCAGCTCGCGTACCGGCTCCGCCCGGTCTACGTCCGGCTGAGCTCGCAGCTCGACCGCTACCAGGAGGTCATCGAGCCGCTGCGGCGCCTGGCGATGTGGGGCATGCCCATCTTCTTCGGCCTCTTCGCGGGGTTCGCGGCAGCGGGCAACTGGAAGACCGTGTGGCTGTGGGCCAACGGCGTCGCCACCGGTGAGGTCGACCCGCAGTTCAAGGTCGACACCGGCTTCTACATGTTCGCGATGCCGTTCTACTCGATCCTCCTCGCGTTCGTCTCGGCGGTCCTGCTGCTCAGCCTCCTCGTCACCGCACTCGTGTCCTACCTCTACGGCTCGGTGCGCGTCGGCCAGGGCGAGCTGCGCATCTCCAAGCCGGCCCGCATCCAGCTCGCGGTCATCGCGGGTCTCTACCTGCTCGTGCAGGCGGCGAGCCTGTGGCTGGACCGCTACAAGACCCTCGTCGAGCCGGACGACCGCATCACGGGTGCCGCCTACACCGGCGCCAACGCGACCATCCCCGGCCTCGGCATCCTCGCGATCATCGCCGCCGTCGTCGCCATCCTCTTCTTCGTCACGGCCGTCATCGGCCGCTGGCGCTTCCCGCTCGCGGCGACCGCGCTGCTGATCGTGGCCTCGCTCGTCATCGGCATCGGCTACCCGTGGGTGGTCACCACCTTCCAGGTCAAGCCGAACCAGAACGCCTACCAGGCCGAGTACTACCAGCGGAACATCGACGGCACGAAGGAGGCCTACGGCGTCGCCGACCTGGAGACCACGGCCTTCGAGGCCGAGACCGACGCCGAGGCGGGGCAGCTCCGCGCCGACGCCGAGACCACCGCGTCGATCCGCATCATGGACCCGAAGGTCATCCCGCCGACGGTCCGTCAGCTCGAGCAGTACCGCGGCTACTACCAGTTCCAGACGACCATGGACGTCGACCGCTACGAGATCGACGGCGTGAAGCAGGACACCGTCGTCTCCGTCCGTGACCTCGACATGTCGGGCCTCGGCGACGGCGATAACTGGAACAACCGCGTCGCGGTCTACACGCACGGCTACGGCCTCGTCGCCGCGGCGGGCAACCAGCGCACGACCGACGGCGAGCCCGTCTTCCTCGAGCGCGGCATCCCGACCTCGGGCTTCCTGTCCGAGCAGGGCGACTTCGAGCCGCGGGTCTACTTCGGCGAGAACTCCCCGGAGTACTCCATCGTCGGCGCCCCCGAGGGGGCCGACCCGGTCGAGATCGACTACCCGCGGGGCAAGGACGGCTCGAGCGAGACGAAGACGACGTTCTCCGGGAACGGCGGGCCGAAGATCGGCGACAGCTTCACCAAGCTGCTCTACGCGCTCAAGTTCCAGTCGGAGCAGATCCTGTTCTCGAACCTCGTCAACGAGGACTCCCAGATCCTCTACGACCGCGACCCGAAGACCCGCGTGCAGAAGGTCGCGCCGTACCTCGAGCTCGACAGCGACCCGTACCCGAGCGTCGTGGACGGCCGCATCGTCTGGATCGTGGACGGCTACACGACGAGCTCGACCTACCCGTACTCGACGAGCGTGAGCCTGTCCGACGCGATCGCCGACTCGAACGTGCCGACGCCGTCGCTCGCGATCGACGACATCAACTACATCCGCAACTCGGTCAAGGCCACGGTCGACGCCTACGACGGCTCGGTCACGCTGTACGCCTGGGACGAGGAGGACCCGGTCCTGAAGACCTGGCAGAAGGTCTACCCGTCCACCCTCAAGCCGATCAGCGAGATGTCCGGCGAGCTCATGAGCCACGTCCGGTACCCGACCGATCTGTTCAAGGTGCAGCGCGACATCCTCGGCATCTACCACGTCGACAAGGCCGGCTCGTTCGCCCAGCAGGACAACCGCTGGCAGACGCCGAACGACCCGCGCAGCGACGCGATGCTGCAGCCGCCGTACTACCTGACCATGCAGATGCCGGGTCAGGACGAACCGCGGTTCTCGATGTTCTCCACGTTCATCCCGGCCTCCCAGGGCGCGGGTGGCAGCCGTGACGTGCTGATGGGCTACCTCGCCGTCGACTCCGATGCCGGCGCCGAGAAGGGCGTGAAGGCCGAGGGGTACGGGCAGCTGCGCATGCTCGAGATCGACACCGACACCACGGTGCCCGGTCCCGGTCAGGTGCAGAACACCTACAACTCCGACACGGCCGTGGTCCCGCAGCTCAACCTGCTCCAGCAGGGGGAGTCCGAGGTCATCTACGGCAACCTGCTGACCCTGCCCGTCGGTGGCGGTCTGCTCTACGTCCAGCCGGTCTACGTGCAGTCGTCCGAGGGGACGCAGCTGCCGCGTCTGCAGAAGGTGCTCGTCGCCTTCGGTGACCGGGTGGCCTTCGAGAACACGCTCACCGAGGCGCTGGACACGCTGTTCGGCGGCGACTCCGGAGCGACCGGTGGTGACGACGAGGTCGAACCCACCGATCCGGGCACGACCGATCCCGACACCGGCGAGACGCCGACCACGCCGACGCCGACGGACGAGCAGGCCGATGCCCTGGCGAAGGCGCAGCAGGCGCTGCTCGACCGCCAGGCGGCTCTCGCCGAGGGCGACCTGGAGAAGTTCGGCGAGGCGGACAAGCGCCTCACCGCGGCCGTCGAGAAGCTCCTGGAGCTGGAGGCCGCCGCGGGAGAGTGA
- a CDS encoding YlbL family protein, producing MERPRAGKLGLGVWALVVALAALAVLTFLPSPYVIQRPGPVYDTLGTAKNADGEQVPLISVEGTETYETGGTLDLTTVQVVGNRERTPSWFELALAWMDASRAVVPLDAVFPEGVTTEQRDERNAMLMVDSQHEATAAALNELGYDTGAEVVVVDAVEGSPADGLLQADDVITAIDGTPVTSATALREAIQEAGGDPVALTVRRDGDEQTVEITPEEQTQDGTTTWLIGITLRTDYDFEVDVTIQLDNVGGPSAGMMFALGIIDTLTPGELNGGKEVAGTGTIDAEGTVGPIGGIRQKLYGARDAGADYFLAPEANCDEVLGHVPDGLQVIRTATLDESLAALEVIAEDGDVDALPTCDVPAT from the coding sequence GTGGAACGACCGCGCGCAGGGAAGCTCGGACTCGGGGTCTGGGCGCTGGTGGTCGCGCTCGCGGCGCTCGCCGTCCTCACGTTCCTGCCCTCGCCGTACGTCATCCAGCGCCCTGGTCCCGTGTACGACACCCTCGGCACCGCGAAGAACGCGGACGGCGAGCAGGTCCCGCTCATCAGCGTGGAGGGGACGGAGACCTACGAGACGGGCGGAACGCTCGACCTCACCACCGTCCAGGTCGTCGGCAACCGGGAGCGCACGCCGAGCTGGTTCGAGCTCGCACTCGCCTGGATGGACGCGTCGCGGGCCGTCGTGCCGCTGGACGCGGTCTTCCCCGAGGGCGTCACCACCGAGCAGCGGGACGAGCGCAACGCGATGCTCATGGTCGACTCGCAGCACGAGGCGACGGCCGCCGCGCTGAACGAGCTCGGCTACGACACGGGAGCCGAGGTCGTCGTGGTCGATGCGGTCGAAGGGTCGCCGGCCGACGGTCTGCTCCAGGCGGACGACGTGATCACCGCGATCGACGGCACGCCCGTGACCTCGGCCACCGCGCTGCGCGAGGCCATCCAGGAGGCGGGCGGCGATCCGGTCGCGCTCACGGTGCGCCGCGACGGCGACGAGCAGACCGTGGAGATCACGCCAGAGGAGCAGACCCAGGACGGCACGACGACGTGGCTGATCGGCATCACGCTGCGCACGGACTACGACTTCGAGGTCGACGTCACGATCCAGCTCGACAACGTCGGCGGCCCCAGCGCGGGGATGATGTTCGCTCTCGGGATCATCGACACCCTGACGCCGGGCGAGCTGAACGGCGGCAAGGAGGTCGCGGGTACGGGGACGATCGACGCCGAGGGGACCGTCGGGCCGATCGGAGGCATCCGCCAGAAGCTCTACGGCGCCCGCGACGCCGGTGCGGACTACTTCCTCGCCCCGGAGGCGAACTGCGACGAGGTCTTGGGGCACGTTCCGGACGGCCTGCAGGTCATCCGCACCGCGACCCTCGACGAATCGCTCGCGGCGCTGGAGGTCATCGCCGAGGACGGCGACGTCGACGCGCTGCCGACCTGCGACGTCCCGGCCACCTGA